In the Helianthus annuus cultivar XRQ/B chromosome 11, HanXRQr2.0-SUNRISE, whole genome shotgun sequence genome, one interval contains:
- the LOC118484009 gene encoding extensin-like, giving the protein MEENGLPLARSDPFSEINPEPGKSFIFPVYEIGSIMPARFRRGRGKAPVTGHDHEAGPSHRRTPSITMSTSPQEHWRTHYPPLHEDPQIGGPSNPISEVDSAPVAPPPLGFVNPIPAYAGSAAYNPFEQPAHTNYNYAEVDPYQAAWDYNALHPEGPYGAPWGVGYPAYGYQQPPPPQPHHQQPPQPQLIPPERQ; this is encoded by the exons ATGGAAGAAAACGGATTGCCATTAGCACGATCAGATCCATTCTCAGAGATCAATCCTGAACCCGGCAAATCGTTCATTTTTCCGGTATATGAAATAG GATCAATCATGCCGGCAAGATTTAGAAGGGGAAGAGGAAaggctccagtcactggccatgATCATGAGGCCGGACCATCACATAGACGAACCCCATCAATCACAATGAGTACCAGTCCTCAGGAGCATTGGAGGAC ccactacccgccactccaTGAAGACCCGCAGATAGGTGGGCCTTCAAACCCCATCTCGGAAGTAGACTCTGCGCCTGTCGCGCCACCACCGTTGGGTTTTGTTAACCCAATTCCTGCATACGCCGGCTCAGCGGCTTATAATCCCTTTGAGCAGCCGGCCCACACCAACTACAATTATGCTGAGGTTGACCCATACCAAGCAGCATGGGATTACAATGCTCTCCACCCTGAGGGGCCTTATGGAGCTCCCTGGGGAGTTGGATACCCAGCTTATGGGTACCAAcaaccgccacctcctcaacctcacCATCAGCAGCCGCCGCAACCGCAATTGATACCACCAGAGCGACAATAA